Proteins co-encoded in one Amaranthus tricolor cultivar Red isolate AtriRed21 chromosome 7, ASM2621246v1, whole genome shotgun sequence genomic window:
- the LOC130818813 gene encoding uncharacterized protein LOC130818813 has translation MEQHQGTSTDASLSCTATDQEAYFSPKQSFNENRPATDQASAPHSKNLSPASTENSTRVSTFVQHHLCNESQHSDSFDKLKSMLSGLQDLLDETQESDTKLDAGSEFSAEQELTSHQPHQLEVKMAKQTPFCLPEETRS, from the exons ATGGAACAACATCAAGGGACTAGTACTGATGCATCCTTGTCCTGCACTGCAACAGATCAGGAAGCTTATTTTTCTCCTAAACAAAGTTTTAATGAAAATAgacctgctacagatcag GCTTCTGCTCCTCATAGTAAAAACCTAAGTCCTGCATCAACGGAAAATTCTACCCGAGTCTCAACCTTTGTCCAACATCATTTGTGCAATGAATCTCAG CACTCTGATTCATTCGACAAGCTAAAATCCATGTTAAGTGGTTTACAAGACTTACTCGATGAAACACAAGAAAGTGATACTAAATTAGATGCTGGTTCAGAGTTCTCTGCAGAACAGGAACTGACTTCACACCAGCCTCACCAACTTGAAGTTAAGATGGCAAAACAAACACCCTTTTGTCTTCCGGAAGAGACAAGAAGTTAG
- the LOC130817726 gene encoding uncharacterized protein LOC130817726, with product MDFLKRGKVFRLKCSGQSKYLIAHKDDETIQQSRNCSSKKAEWVYEHEERVEQTMRMGSTIDWEPIIEGLYIKLKSHTGKLLRANRGPPPWRNSVTHDQPGHWTSTENMTL from the exons ATGGATTTCTTGAAGAGAGGAAAAGTGTTCCGGCTAAAATGCAGTGGGCAAAGTAAGTATCTGATAGCTCATAAGGACGATGAAACCATCCAACAAAGCCGGAATTGCTCCTCCAAAAAAGCCGAATGGGTGTATGAGCAC GAGGAAAGGGTTGAACAGACAATGAGAATGGGTTCCACTATAGATTGGGAGCCCATCATAGAAGGGCTTTACATCAAACTAAAGAGTCATACAGGTAAATTGTTAAGAGCCAACAGAGGACCTCCTCCTTGGAGGAATTCTGTCACCCATGATCAGCCTGGTCATTGGACATCCACTGAGAATATGACATTGTAG
- the LOC130818812 gene encoding uncharacterized protein LOC130818812, protein MEFFKRAKVVRLRSQHHKFLTASEDEESVKQSRKGSSKNVRWTVEPVQGKPNLIRLKSCFSCKYLSASEEPFLLGWTGKRVFQSSPRLRLDPSVEWEPIREGSHSHSHSHIKLKSNRSGNYLRGNGGVPPWNNSVTHDVPSRSVTQDWIVWSVDILEVDYESMDEVNSGSVEEESIVADNNDDDDLSSRKSSYSSATDDKDSNEAESPAHSTPKSVRSVRSSNSATPAAQSTNPSPASSEQPTRVSPFVQHHLRNESQRSDSFSKLKSMLSGLQDLLDETQETDSKSDAGSEFSAKQDLTSHQPHEIEVKMAKQTLKELRGMDFNTLLSSGRDKKLEKSINIVVADANVSFNGQIPKELSNLQDQIKSMRNDHNLASQELSDYTTFTTRRIEIKNELKKDAAKAHELEILEVGFSNMLETARAKRDDLLKQLEEVENNIKVAEIAQADNAVEIEELISRIGDKSQNLRDMEKNHKSWQVKKAEAERTLENVEQEWLKLNNLLQDL, encoded by the exons ATGGAATTCTTCAAGAGAGCCAAAGTGGTTCGTCTCCGTAGCCAACACCACAAATTTCTAACCGCGTCGGAAGACGAGGAATCCGTTAAGCAATCCCGCAAAGGTTCATCAAAGAACGTTCGCTGGACCGTCGAACCAGTCCAAGGAAAACCCAACCTCATTCGTCTCAAGAGTTGTTTTAGCTGCAAGTATTTATCCGCATCGGAGGAGCCTTTTCTCCTGGGATGGACGGGTAAACGAGTATTTCAATCTTCCCCAAGGCTCCGACTCGACCCTTCCGTCGAATGGGAACCGATTAGAGAAGGGTCCCACTCCCACTCCCACTCCCACATTAAGTTGAAGAGTAATCGTAGCGGGAATTACCTTAGAGGCAATGGTGGGGTTCCTCCATGGAATAATTCAGTGACACATGATGTACCTTCCAGAAGTGTCACTCAAGATTGGATTGTTTGGAGCGTTGATATTCTTGAGGTTGATTATGAATCAATGGATGAGGTTAATTCTGGGAGTGTTGAGGAAGAATCAATTGTAGcagataataatgatgatgatgatttatcaTCAAGGAAATCTTCGTATTCTTCTGCAACGGATGATAAGGATAGTAATGAGGCCGAATCTCCTGCACATTCGACTCCCAAGTCGGTTAGATCTGTCCGTTCTTCTAATTCGGCG ACTCCTGCTGCACAAAGCACAAACCCAAGTCCTGCATCATCAGAACAACCTACTCGAGTCTCACCCTTTGTCCAACATCATTTGCGCAATGAATCTCAG CGCTCTGATTCATTCAGCAAGCTAAAATCCATGTTAAGCGGTTTACAAGACCTACTTGATGAAACACAAGAAACTGACTCTAAATCAGATGCTGGTTCAGAGTTCTCTGCAAAGCAGGATCTCACTTCACACCAGCCTCACGAAATCGAAGTTAAGATGGCTAAACAAACACTTAAAGAGTTACGGGGCATGGATTTCAACACTCTTTTGTCTTCTGGAAGAGACAAGAAGCTAGAGAAGTCGATCAATATTGTTGTTGCTGATGCAAATGTTTCTTTTAATGGTCAGATTCCTAAAGAGTTATCCAATCTTCAAGACCAAATAAAGTCTATGAGGAATGACCATAATTTAGCCTCCCAAGAGTTGAGTGATTATACTACATTTACTACAAGGAGAATAGAAATCAAAAACGAACTTAAGAAGGATGCTGCTAAGGCTCACGAGCTGGAGATTTTAGAAGTCGGGTTTAGCAACATGCTCGAGACAGCAAGAGCTAAAAGGGATGATTTGTTGAAGCAACTTGAGGAAGTTGAGAATAACATTAAGGTTGCAGAAATTGCTCAGGCAGATAATGCAGTGGAGATTGAAGAGCTTATTTCAAGAATAGGGGATAAGAGTCAAAATTTGAGGGACATGGAGAAGAATCATAAGTCATGGCAGGTAAAAAAAGCTGAAGCTGAGAGGACTTTGGAGAATGTAGAACAAGAGTGGCTTAAGCTCAACAATTTGCTTCAGGATCTTTGA
- the LOC130817727 gene encoding uncharacterized protein LOC130817727: MAFINLEKTYDSIPRNIIWDSLTAKGIVRTHIEAIRDRYERTTTSIVTSWIYRTFLGEFSDELNMKVEEWRAALESKGLHLSTTKIEYMCPKFGEIEQQNDLEVYIGQDDIAGRTKFKYFGLIIQSDGKVDGDVTHQIQAGGLKWRATTIEFYAIRSFLPNGKVNSIELPFRMLCCTGQNVGMKRKISNIRWM; this comes from the exons ATGGCGTTTATCAATTTAGAGAAGACTTATGATAGCATACCTAGAAACATCATTTGGGATAGTCTCACGGCTAAAGGTATTGTGAGGACTCACATTGAGGCCATACGAGACAGGTATGAAAGAACCACAACTAGCATAGTCACAAGTTGGATTTACAGAACCTTTCTTG GAGAATTTAGTGACGAGCTCAATATGAAAGTAGAGGAGTGGAGGGCAGCCCTTGAAAGCAAAGGGTTGCATTTAAGTACTACAAAAATAGAATATATGTGTCCCAAGTTCGGTGAGATAGAGCAACAAAATGACCTAGAGGTGTATATAGGGCAGGATGATATTGCTGGTAGAACAAAGTTTAAGTATTTTGGGTTGATTATCCAAAGTGATGGAAAAGTCGATGGTGATGTAACCCATCAAATTCAAGCGGGTGGGCTCAAGTGGAGAGCAACCACTATAGAGTTTTATGCGATAAGAAGTTTCCTACCAAACGGAAAGGTAAATTCTATCGAGTTGCCATTTCGCATGCTCTGCTGTACGGGACAAAATGTTGGCATGAAAAGAAAGATTTCAAACATAAGATGGATGTAG